The genomic region ATTTAATAAAACAAAAGATAATTATAAATACCGAAAGGTTACAACAAACGCCGCCTACCAATACCTCCAAAACCTTTGTGTTATTCCTTCCAGATAATGAAATACACGAAATAGGACTGCTTTATTTAAACTACGAAATAATGCTCCGTGGCTATAAGTCTATTTATTTAGGACAAACACTCCCCCTCAATGGATTGGAAAACTTAACACAATTAGACGATAACATGGTTTTTGTATCATATTTTACAACAACCCCGCCAAAAGGGCAAGTACCCTCATATTTACAAGAGTTTAACCAGCATGTTGATTTAAATGGCACACATCTTTTATGGATTTTAGGACAACAGGTTAAAGATATTGAGTTGTCTTCAGATTTGAAAAATATAAAGGTTTTTACTGAAATGAAACATGCTTTGGAAGAGCTTTAAAACTATTGCTCTAAAAGCTGATCAATTTTTTGCCTTACAGCTTTACTGTTCCAATCGGCTGCTCCTTTTTCATCAATTATAAGGCTACCATTTTTAGCTATTAAGTATGTGGCAGGAATAGATGAATAATCCAAACGCTTGGGTACAGAGGATATCGTATTAAAAACGGGCAATTTATAATCGTGCTTCCTAAAGAATTTCTCAACTACTTCTTTATTTTCATTGGTAACGAATAAAAAAACAACATCGTTTTTATAGTCATTATATAGTCTTTGCAAAGAAGGCATTTCAGCAATACAAGGCGGACACCACGTGGCCCAGAAATTTACTAGTACAACTTTTTCCTTTGCATCTTCAAAGCTATAAATACTTCCATCTAAATTTTGTAACTGCCAATGGTAACTTTCAATGGAATCACTGCTGTTTCCTTTTTCTATGGTTGGACTAGTAGCAAATACCCTATTCACAAAAACTTTAATTTGGGTGCCAATTGGAGTAAATAACAACAAAGCAATAACACCTATAAACGCAAGGTTAACAAGC from Galbibacter sp. BG1 harbors:
- a CDS encoding TlpA family protein disulfide reductase, which encodes MKLNKSQLVNLAFIGVIALLLFTPIGTQIKVFVNRVFATSPTIEKGNSSDSIESYHWQLQNLDGSIYSFEDAKEKVVLVNFWATWCPPCIAEMPSLQRLYNDYKNDVVFLFVTNENKEVVEKFFRKHDYKLPVFNTISSVPKRLDYSSIPATYLIAKNGSLIIDEKGAADWNSKAVRQKIDQLLEQ